A genomic segment from bacterium encodes:
- a CDS encoding ABC transporter ATP-binding protein, with the protein MEIRIEGVTKDFFSEGKRIRALDNVHLNIPANRIFTLLGPSGCGKTTLLRCIVGLETPDVGEIAIGDEVVWSREKGILVPPEERGLGMVFQTYAIWPHMNVFDNVAYPLQNRKVPKKEIRDRVAKVLQFVQLDGFENRPATKLSGGQQQRVALARALVAEPKVILFDEPLSNLDAKLREETRKELRTFLTGLDITAVYVTHDRIEALALSDQIAVMRAGSIVEIGDPRKIYFNSDHRFVADFIGRANLIAGTVSAREDGHAVIETVIGPIVGLNSQGIAPGMEAVLCVRPEFMSLASTNDSGARNVFKGKVETLLFVGEAYEGDIRIGDTLLTTTIPPTVDIVAGDDLYISFDPDHCFLLPSENRPG; encoded by the coding sequence ATGGAGATTCGAATCGAGGGGGTGACCAAAGATTTTTTTTCCGAGGGCAAGAGGATCCGTGCCCTGGATAACGTCCACCTCAACATCCCCGCCAACCGGATATTTACCCTTCTCGGCCCAAGCGGGTGCGGTAAAACGACTCTGCTCAGGTGCATCGTCGGGCTGGAAACACCCGACGTCGGCGAGATCGCCATCGGCGACGAGGTGGTGTGGTCACGGGAAAAGGGCATCCTCGTGCCGCCGGAGGAGCGGGGGCTCGGCATGGTGTTCCAGACCTATGCCATCTGGCCCCACATGAACGTGTTCGACAATGTGGCCTATCCCCTCCAGAACCGGAAGGTGCCGAAAAAGGAGATCAGGGACAGGGTCGCGAAGGTCCTTCAGTTCGTACAGCTCGACGGGTTCGAGAACCGGCCAGCCACGAAACTCAGCGGTGGGCAGCAGCAGCGGGTCGCCCTGGCCCGGGCGCTGGTCGCCGAGCCCAAGGTCATCCTTTTCGACGAACCGCTCAGCAACCTCGACGCCAAGCTGCGCGAAGAGACCCGCAAGGAATTGAGGACCTTTCTGACCGGGTTGGATATCACAGCGGTTTACGTCACCCACGACCGCATCGAGGCCCTGGCCCTCTCTGACCAGATCGCCGTCATGAGGGCGGGGAGCATCGTGGAGATCGGTGACCCACGGAAGATCTACTTCAACTCGGACCATCGGTTCGTGGCGGATTTCATCGGCAGGGCAAACCTCATTGCGGGGACCGTTTCGGCCCGGGAGGACGGTCACGCGGTCATTGAGACCGTCATCGGCCCCATTGTCGGCCTCAACAGCCAGGGGATCGCGCCCGGAATGGAGGCGGTCCTGTGCGTCCGCCCCGAATTCATGTCCCTTGCGTCCACCAACGACAGCGGCGCCAGAAACGTCTTCAAGGGCAAGGTCGAGACCCTGCTTTTCGTGGGGGAGGCTTATGAAGGTGACATCAGGATCGGCGACACGCTGCTGACAACGACCATACCGCCGACCGTGGATATCGTGGCGGGAGATGACCTTTATATCTCTTTCGACCCTGACCACTGCTTCCTGCTGCCATCTGAAAACCGGCCTGGCTGA